The following proteins are co-located in the Polystyrenella longa genome:
- a CDS encoding glycosyltransferase family 2 protein, whose product MPAYNAAATLKRTLDDFPPGVVDETILVDDCSRDNTAEVARELGLTVIVHDQNKGYGGNQKTCYRRALESGAEYVVMIHPDYQYDSRVIGLAVETMKLGILDVCIGSRIRTRRETLQGGMPLYKYFANRFLTTVENSVLGQNLGDFHSGFRAYRREVLETIPFERNSDDFVFDSQFLAQVVHFGFKMGDIPVPVRYFAEASSINFSRSMKYGLSTLGVLGSYLMHRWHLKKSPLFEVKESRAVNESGGDA is encoded by the coding sequence ATGCCTGCTTATAATGCGGCTGCAACGTTAAAGCGAACGCTGGATGATTTCCCGCCTGGGGTTGTTGACGAGACAATTCTTGTGGATGACTGCAGTCGAGACAATACAGCGGAAGTTGCTCGTGAGCTTGGCCTGACGGTGATCGTTCATGATCAGAATAAAGGTTATGGCGGCAACCAGAAAACCTGCTATCGTCGGGCTCTTGAATCAGGTGCCGAGTATGTGGTGATGATTCATCCGGATTATCAGTACGATAGCCGCGTGATTGGCCTCGCAGTCGAGACGATGAAGCTGGGAATACTCGATGTCTGCATCGGTTCTCGAATTCGGACTCGTCGGGAGACTCTGCAGGGGGGCATGCCGCTTTACAAGTATTTCGCCAATCGCTTTCTGACGACTGTCGAGAATAGCGTACTGGGGCAGAACCTGGGCGACTTTCACAGTGGCTTTCGCGCCTATCGTCGTGAAGTCCTTGAAACGATTCCGTTCGAACGAAATTCGGATGACTTCGTTTTCGACAGCCAGTTCCTGGCGCAGGTCGTCCACTTCGGTTTCAAAATGGGTGACATTCCCGTGCCGGTTCGATATTTCGCCGAAGCATCGAGTATTAACTTTAGCCGCAGTATGAAATACGGACTCTCGACGTTAGGCGTACTTGGCAGCTATTTGATGCACCGCTGGCATCTGAAGAAATCACCGTTGTTCGAAGTGAAGGAATCGCGAGCAGTGAACGAATCAGGCGGGGACGCTTGA